A portion of the Rhodothermales bacterium genome contains these proteins:
- a CDS encoding D-hexose-6-phosphate mutarotase produces MDLPGHSLLHADRDGAHVSVALEGGHVVRWCPAFGGEALYLSPLAAEHPARAIRGGVPVIFPQFDDLGPLPRHGFARTAKWQETQPQPDEALALVLTDSAETREHWPHAFRLTLGLAVESPPTSDADGLRLALRVRNVGGEPFAFTAALHTYLRVGDVERVRVEGLGGTRYRDKTADGRRAVQEGPLRVRGPLDSVYERAPDRVVVRDEAAGRLIEVEKSGFEDVVVWNPWREGAAGLVDLPEEDYRRMLCVEAAQVHRPAVVDAGATWEGIQTITVRAR; encoded by the coding sequence ATGGACCTACCCGGACACTCCCTGCTCCACGCCGACCGTGACGGCGCGCACGTATCGGTGGCGCTGGAGGGCGGCCACGTCGTCCGCTGGTGCCCCGCATTTGGCGGTGAGGCGCTCTACCTCAGCCCGCTTGCCGCCGAGCACCCCGCCCGAGCCATCCGCGGCGGGGTACCCGTCATCTTCCCTCAGTTCGACGACCTCGGGCCCCTTCCCCGGCACGGCTTCGCCCGTACCGCGAAGTGGCAGGAGACGCAGCCGCAGCCAGACGAAGCGCTCGCCCTCGTCCTGACCGATAGCGCCGAGACCCGCGAGCACTGGCCCCACGCGTTCCGCCTCACCCTCGGCCTCGCCGTGGAGTCCCCTCCCACGTCTGACGCCGACGGGCTCCGGCTGGCCCTGCGCGTTCGCAACGTCGGCGGCGAGCCGTTTGCGTTCACGGCCGCCCTCCACACGTACCTCCGCGTGGGGGACGTGGAGCGCGTACGGGTAGAGGGGCTCGGTGGCACCCGCTATCGCGACAAGACGGCCGACGGGCGGCGCGCCGTTCAAGAGGGGCCGCTCCGAGTGCGCGGCCCGCTGGACTCCGTCTACGAGCGCGCGCCGGACCGCGTCGTGGTGCGGGACGAGGCGGCCGGGCGCCTCATCGAGGTGGAGAAGTCCGGGTTCGAAGATGTGGTCGTGTGGAACCCGTGGCGCGAGGGAGCGGCCGGCCTGGTCGATCTTCCAGAAGAGGACTACCGGCGGATGCTGTGCGTCGAAGCGGCCCAGGTGCATCGACCGGCCGTTGTAGATGCCGGTGCGACGTGGGAGGGCATCCAGACGATCACCGTGCGCGCACGCTAA
- a CDS encoding site-specific integrase: protein MATITPVLSRRPKKNGEHSLQLRITDSDGLSNYLSLKVSVRASHWNARSCSVRRTHPNHEAINGIIAKAVASAKEVVYDLSLREGSVAAADVKDRMRGTRSTQAGASSCDYFEYGDRFVKALLAEGRIYYHKKQKTNLAKFRAFAGAPLPFGDISIDLLQRYKAHLIGHYGNKPGTVATNFRGLKTIFLKAARDGTHPIDYNPFIALKIEGGKPARLKLSEAEHRRILELNLEHGTLISRVRDTFAFSYFTAGMRFGDVCRLRASNVANGRLVYTMHKTGHVQSIVLLPQAEIIARRHLTRPECGGVVDPYVFPILEGYDLSTPRKEVSAISSQNALTNKYLKKIAEVAEVPATLSFHIARHTFADHTRRRGGGLYTISKALGHRSLSNTQTYLASMDTDAVDNELLKIHGNGA from the coding sequence ATGGCAACGATCACACCCGTACTCAGCCGACGCCCTAAAAAAAACGGCGAGCATTCCCTCCAGCTCCGTATCACCGACAGCGACGGTCTTTCCAACTACCTAAGCTTAAAAGTGTCGGTGCGCGCGTCTCATTGGAACGCCCGCTCGTGCTCCGTTCGCCGTACGCACCCCAATCACGAAGCGATAAATGGCATCATCGCGAAGGCCGTAGCGTCCGCGAAGGAGGTCGTCTATGACCTGTCGTTGCGTGAAGGCAGCGTAGCGGCTGCTGACGTGAAGGATCGGATGCGGGGCACGCGCTCCACGCAAGCTGGGGCTTCGTCGTGTGATTACTTCGAGTACGGCGACCGCTTCGTGAAGGCCCTGCTCGCCGAAGGACGCATCTACTATCACAAGAAGCAGAAAACGAACCTTGCCAAATTCCGAGCCTTCGCGGGTGCCCCCCTCCCCTTCGGCGACATCAGCATCGACCTGCTCCAAAGGTACAAGGCCCACCTCATCGGTCATTACGGCAACAAGCCCGGCACCGTAGCGACGAACTTCAGGGGGCTGAAGACGATCTTCCTCAAGGCTGCCCGCGATGGGACGCACCCCATTGACTACAACCCGTTTATTGCCCTGAAGATTGAGGGCGGGAAACCTGCACGGCTCAAGCTTTCCGAAGCAGAGCATCGGCGGATCCTCGAACTCAACCTCGAACACGGCACGCTGATTAGCCGTGTTCGCGACACCTTCGCCTTCAGCTATTTCACCGCCGGGATGCGATTCGGTGACGTTTGCAGGCTAAGAGCGTCGAACGTCGCTAACGGACGGCTCGTCTACACAATGCACAAGACGGGCCACGTTCAGTCCATCGTGTTGCTCCCGCAAGCAGAAATCATAGCACGGCGCCACTTGACGCGTCCGGAATGCGGCGGCGTGGTTGACCCGTATGTCTTCCCTATCCTTGAGGGGTACGACCTATCTACCCCTCGCAAAGAAGTCAGCGCCATCTCGTCGCAGAACGCGCTTACGAACAAGTACCTGAAGAAGATTGCGGAGGTAGCGGAGGTACCAGCCACCTTGTCGTTCCACATCGCGCGCCACACCTTCGCCGATCACACCCGTCGCCGTGGCGGGGGACTCTACACCATTTCTAAGGCGTTGGGACACCGTTCGCTTAGCAACACGCAGACGTATCTGGCGAGTATGGACACCGACGCGGTAGACAACGAGCTATTGAAGATTCATGGCAACGGAGCGTGA